A window of the Sabethes cyaneus chromosome 1, idSabCyanKW18_F2, whole genome shotgun sequence genome harbors these coding sequences:
- the LOC128746462 gene encoding uncharacterized protein K02A2.6-like, translating into MATANPEFMEALSAMIAQALRASIGSAVAAHAQQVPVGDAAAPSPKAPPFTVQEYRSSEGTTVADYFNRFEWALQLSGIPEAQHANFARVHMGADLNNALKFLISPRDPAEVPYADLRTTLVNHFDRIRNKFVESVKFRSIVQQKGETIAQFALRLKQGAAYCEYDQFLDRMLIEQFLHGLEARDVCDEIIAKNPDTFNAAYTIAHSLEATRNTTREINTSTPPPAYPEATNKLGYEKPRTRKSPQSRQRLPLFQQRTQAHPNIAGESRPCNGCGGQHLRNQCRFRNVWCNACGKKGHIAKVCRSEKSQNSSTDLVESQETPTSEADFVQSLHQVLNVSSTGKKLIDVEIDGRRLQMELDTGAPCGIIGETQLRIIKPKFSLLSTNRQFSSYTGHRIQCLGRLPVQVSIGSTSRRLNLYVVAGKSDSLFGREWIVHFAKQINLNRMFSADQSVNSLTSTELTPDQAAHLSQLLDNFDSIFSDIPGKLEGPPAKVHLKPGTSPVFARARDVPLALRDRYAAEIDKKLASGFYEKVDYSEWASPTHIVMKRNGSIRITGNYKPTVNPSMIIDEHPIPKIETIFNKMKGAALFCHLDVTDAYTHLPVDDEFRHVLTLNTSTHGLICPSRAVYGAANIPAIWQRRMESILQGLDHVVSFYDDVIVFAKNFDELLLALTATMDRMKQNGLRLNRTKCIFATSSLECLGHRIDRHGLHKSDKHVEAIRDAPRPTTPEELQLFLGKATYYSAFIPYLSSRARSLRDMLLTDPFEWTPEADRAYQDLKRVLVSPQVLMQYDPSLPLILATDASKTGLGAVLSHRLSNGMERPIAYASCTMSATEQRYPQIDKEALAIVWAVKKFFHYLYARKFTLITDHKPLTQILHPEKSLPTLCISRMANYADYLAHFNFDVVYKPTSQNTNADYCSRIPSQTVQSDVNRLSLHEGRNNEDEFEQFSLHQIQQLPVRAEHIARESRKDTNLGRIIQELELGRNLMQLGYKAPEAKYTLVANCLLFEHRVVIPPTLRQTILNDLHVGHIGIVKMKGLARSFVYWPGIDADIENTARSCTECAQHASAPPKFNTHHWEYPNGPWERIHVDYAGPVAGSMLLIVVDAYSKWVEVKITNSTTTAATTSLLDGLFAAYGAPITVVSDNGPQFTAEEFKSFLQRSGVKYHKLSAPYHPATNGQAERYVQTVKNALKSMGSTSNTLQANTYEFLQQYRKVPHSETGESPAKLFLGRNIRTRLDLVRPQDVSTKIAEKQRATFDSSFRSFTPGQHVYCLSGNPRMDKWIPGIVSSRQGDLHYDIVYEGKHLKRHVDQIRRFHDNECSQQCTQSPSESSSNRTLQFPPNGTGEASRRTHFYRDIVTSPQFDRESSSSSESSSEGSDTPNGRFLTPNSSPGRSIEGSPPVLRRSERQSRPPRRYSP; encoded by the coding sequence ATGGCTACCGCAAATCCCGAGTTTATGGAGGCTCTGTCCGCAATGATTGCACAAGCCCTCCGCGCATCGATTGGAAGTGCCGTCGCCGCACACGCTCAACAGGTTCCGGTAGGAGACGCTGCTGCTCCATCACCGAAAGCTCCTCCGTTCACAGTACAGGAGTACCGGTCATCAGAAGGAACGACCGTCGCTGATTATTTCAACCGTTTCGAATGGGCCCTACAGCTGAGTGGCATCCCGGAAGCCCAACACGCAAATTTTGCCCGTGTCCACATGGGGGCTGACTTGAATAACGCCCTGAAGTTTCTCATCTCTCCCCGCGATCCAGCAGAAGTTCCCTACGCAGATCTACGCACGACCCTTGTCAACCATTTCGACCGGATACGGAATAAGTTCGTCGAGAGCGTCAAATTCAGGAGCATCGTTCAGCAAAAGGGCGAAACCATCGCACAGTTTGCCCTCCGGCTGAAGCAGGGTGCTGCCTACTGCGAATACGACCAGTTTCTAGACAGAATGCTCATTGAACAGTTCCTGCATGGGCTCGAAGCAAGAGACGTATGCGACGAGATCATCGCAAAAAACCCGGATACTTTCAACGCTGCGTACACCATCGCGCACTCCTTGGAAGCGACCCGGAACACGACCCGAGAGATCAATACTAGCACACCACCGCCAGCGTACCCCGAAGCTACCAACAAACTTGGCTACGAGAAGCCGAGAACAAGGAAGTCGCCTCAATCTCGTCAGCGATTGCCACTCTTCCAACAACGAACGCAAGCTCACCCGAACATTGCTGGTGAATCCCGTCCCTGCAACGGCTGTGGCGGACAGCATCTGAGAAATCAATGTCGGTTCCGCAACGTCTGGTGTAACGCCTGCGGCAAGAAAGGTCACATAGCCAAAGTCTGCCGATCCGAGAAATCTCAGAATTCTTCTACTGATCTGGTGGAGTCCCAAGAAACGCCGACTTCCGAAGCCGACTTCGTGCAGTCCCTCCATCAAGTGCTCAACGTCTCATCCACCGGAAAGAAACTCATCGATGTCGAGATCGATGGCCGCCGCCTGCAAATGGAGCTGGACACCGGAGCGCCGTGTGGAATAATAGGAGAAACACAGCTTCGAATCATCAAGCCGAAGTTTTCGCTGCTGTCAACGAATCGGCAATTCTCCAGTTACACTGGACATCGCATCCAGTGCCTTGGTCGTCTCCCTGTGCAAGTATCCATCGGATCTACATCGCGCAGACTAAACTTGTACGTCGTGGCCGGAAAATCCGATTCTCTTTTCGGGCGCGAATGGATTGTTCATTTTGCTAAACAGATCAATTTGAACAGAATGTTCTCTGCAGATCAGTCCGTCAACTCACTCACGAGCACCGAACTTACTCCGGATCAAGCAGCTCACTTGTCGCAGCTTTTGGACAACTTCGACAGTATCTTCAGCGACATCCCTGGAAAGCTCGAAGGACCACCTGCGAAAGTGCACCTGAAACCAGGGACATCCCCGGTTTTCGCGAGGGCTAGAGACGTGCCTCTTGCGCTGCGTGATCGGTATGCAGCCGAGATAGATAAGAAACTAGCCTCCGGATTCTACGAGAAAGTTGACTACTCCGAGTGGGCATCGCCAACCCACATCGTCATGAAAAGGAACGGAAGTATTCGGATTACCGGTAACTATAAACCGACCGTCAACCCAAGTATGATTATCGATGAACATCCGATACCGAAAATCgaaacgatcttcaacaaaatgAAAGGAGCCGCCTTGTTTTGCCACTTGGACGTAACGGACGCCTACACTCATCTCCCAGTCGACGATGAGTTCCGTCATGTGCTCACTCTCAACACTTCAACGCACGGGCTCATTTGTCCCTCAAGAGCCGTATATGGGGCTGCCAACATCCCGGCAATTTGGCAGCGACGCATGGAATCCATTCTTCAAGGACTGGATCACGTTGTCAGCTTCTACGACGACGTCATCGTATTCGCTAAGAACTTCGACGAGCTCCTGCTAGCTCTTACCGCAACGATGGACAGGATGAAACAAAATGGTCTACGACTCAACCGTACGAAATGCATCTTCGCCACGTCATCGCTCGAATGCCTAGGTCATCGGATCGACCGCCACGGCTTGCACAAATCGGATAAGCACGTTGAAGCTATACGTGACGCACCACGTCCGACCACTCCGGAGGAATTACAGCTATTCCTAGGTAAGGCAACCTACTATAGTGCGTTCATTCCCTATCTTTCTTCAAGGGCTAGAAGTTTACGCGACATGTTGCTAACCGATCCATTCGAATGGACACCCGAAGCAGACAGGGCCTATCAAGACTTAAAGCGGGTTCTGGTCTCACCCCAAGTGTTAATGCAATATGACCCTTCTCTACCGCTTATTCTTGCAACGGACGCAAGCAAAACTGGTCTTGGTGCCGTTCTCTCACACCGTTTGAGCAATGGCATGGAGCGACCGATAGCATACGCCAGTTGTACAATGTCCGCCACCGAACAACGGTACCCACAAATCGACAAAGAAGCTCTCGCCATCGTTTGGGCGGTAAAGAAATTCTTCCACTACCTATACGCGCGTAAGTTCACGCTGATTACGGATCATAAGCCGCTTACGCAAATCCTCCATCCAGAAAAATCACTCCCTACGCTGTGTATTAGTCGAATGGCAAACTACGCCGATTACCTGGCTCACTTCAATTTCGACGTGGTCTACAAACCAACCAGTCAAAATACGAATGCCGACTACTGCTCCAGAATCCCAAGCCAAACGGTACAATCTGATGTCAATCGCTTGTCTCTCCACGAGGGAAGAAATAACGAAGACGAGTTTGAACAGTTTTCCTTGCATCAGATTCAGCAACTGCCAGTGCGAGCGGAACACATTGCACGTGAGTCACGAAAGGACACGAACCTTGGAAGGATCATTCAAGAACTGGAATTGGGACGAAATTTAATGCAGCTGGGTTACAAGGCACCGGAAGCAAAATACACCCTAGTTGCTAACTGTCTACTCTTTGAGCACCGTGTTGTCATACCACCTACTCTTCGGCAAACGATCTTGAACGACCTTCACGTGGGACACATTGGAATCGTCAAAATGAAGGGATTGGCACGTTCTTTCGTATACTGGCCAGGGATAGACGCCGACATCGAAAACACGGCAAGATCCTGTACGGAATGTGCACAACATGCATCAGCACCACCGAAATTCAACACACATCATTGGGAGTACCCGAACGGTCCATGGGAGCGAATACACGTCGACTACGCTGGCCCAGTGGCAGGTTCGATGCTGCTAATCGTCGTCGACGCATATAGCAAGTGGGTCGAAGTTAAAATCACCAACTCAACTACAACTGCTGCCACGACCAGTCTTCTCGATGGATTGTTTGCCGCCTACGGAGCACCAATAACAGTTGTATCGGACAACGGTCCTCAATTTACTGCCGAGGAATTCAAATCGTTTCTCCAGCGTAGCGGAGTAAAGTACCACAAGCTCTCTGCGCCCTACCATCCCGCAACAAACGGACAAGCCGAGCGCTACGTCCAGACTGTAAAAAATGCACTTAAGTCGATGGGATCAACCAGCAATACTCTGCAAGCCAACACCTACGAATTCCTGCAGCAGTATCGAAAAGTTCCTCATTCCGAAACCGGAGAATCACCAGCAAAGTTATTTCTTGGTCGAAACATCCGAACCCGGTTGGATCTCGTCAGACCACAGGATGTCAGCACGAAGATAGCGGAAAAACAACGAGCAACGTTTGACTCGTCATTTCGTTCCTTCACACCGGGACAACACGTCTACTGCCTGTCGGGAAATCCTCGAATGGACAAGTGGATCCCAGGAATTGTATCTTCTCGTCAGGGAGATCTCCACTACGACATTGTTTACGAAGGAAAACATCTAAAACGTCATGTTGATCAAATTCGACGTTTCCACGACAACGAGTGCAGCCAGCAGTGCACCCAGTCTCCAAGTGAATCAAGCTCGAATAGAACCCTACAATTTCCACCGAATGGAACAGGTGAGGCATCTCGTCGTACACATTTTTATCGAGATATCGTGACGTCACCGCAATTCGACCGAGAATCAAGTTCATCGTCAGAATCGTCGTCTGAGGGATCCGACACACCAAATGGACGGTTCTTAACACCGAATAGCAGTCCAGGACGGTCAATCGAAGGCTCACCACCAGTATTGCGTCGTTCGGAAAGACAAAGTCGTCCACCGCGTCGATATTCTCCATag